The Virgibacillus sp. SK37 region GTCTCTGGGTTGTCAATCACTTTATTATTGACAATCGCAGCAGCACCTTCTGCTTCAAATCCGAACATTTTAGGGAGCCCTGTTTGTTTAGATTCATTATACTCTTTAAATCCTTTCCAATATGCGCTAATATTACCTGCATTACCAACAGGGATTGCGAGTATATCTGGGGCAGCACCAAGCTCATCACATATCTCAAAAGCTGCCGTTTTTTGCCCTTCCAACCGGTATGGATTGACAGAATTAACAAGCGTAACCGGTGATGTCTCACTAAGTTTTCGAACCATCTTCAATGCGTCGTCAAAGTTCCCATCTATTTCAACAATTTCTGCACCGTACATAATAGCCTGTGCAAGCTTTCCAAGGGCTACTTTGCCCTTAGGAATAACTATGATCGCTTTTAACCCTGCTCTAGCGGCATAAGCAGCTGCTGAAGCAGATGTGTTACCTGTGGAAGCACAAATAATAGAGGTGCTACCTTCTTCAACAGCTTTAGCTACAGCCATTACCATTCCCCGATCCTTGAATGAGCCTGTTGGGTTAATCCCTTCTACCTTGCCATATAAATCAATACCTAATTGACTTGAGAGGGCAGGAAAGTGGATTAATGGTGTATTACCTTCATGTAATGTGAGTGATGGCGTATGTTCTGTTACTGGTAAAAATGATTTATAATGACTGATCAGGCCCTGCCATTTCATTTTCAGCATCTCCTTCCACCTTATAATAGCTTTTTACTTCAATGACTGCATCCAGATGTTTAAGCCTCTCCAAAGCCATAGTGAAATTGCTTAAAGAAGTCTGATGTGTAACCAAAATTATCTCTGCTTGTTGATGCTTTTGAACAGGAGTTTGAAGGATTCGCTTAAAACTAATGTTTAGTTCATTAAACAGGGAAGAAATTTTGGAAAAGGTCCCCACTTCATCCTTTACCTGTAATCTTAAATAATATTGACCAAACCGCTGTTCAGGTGCTTTTAATTGTTTCTTAAACCGTGGTGCTACGGATTGTCTTCCATTTACACCTAACCTAATATTTTTAATAACAGCTACAATATCAGATACTACGGCTGTGGCTGTAGGCAAACTACCGGCACCAGGACCGTAGAACATCGTTTCCCCCACAGCCTCCCCATAAACATAGACGGCATTGTATTCATTTTTAACATCTGCCAGCGGGTGGCTTTTAGCTAGAAATGTCGGTTGCACATTGACTTCTACTTTTTGATCCTTGCAGTTGGCAAAACCAATAAGTTTCATTGTATAGCCCAGTTTATCGCCATACTTTAAATCTTCCAAATCTAAATCTTTAATTCCCGTAACTTCTACTTCCTCCAGGGCAATATCTGTAGAGAATGCAAGTCTCCCCAGGATGGCCATTTTACGTGCAGCATCTAATCCTTCCACGTCTGCTGTTGGATCTGCTTCAGCAAAACCCAGATCTTGCGCTTGTTTTAGTGCATCCTCATAAGAAACACCTTCATTATTCATCTTTGTAAGGATGTAGTTTGTCGTCCCATTAACAATGCCCATAACCTGCTGAATCCGATCAGAAGACAAGCCTTCAGCAATACCT contains the following coding sequences:
- the thrC gene encoding threonine synthase; this encodes MKWQGLISHYKSFLPVTEHTPSLTLHEGNTPLIHFPALSSQLGIDLYGKVEGINPTGSFKDRGMVMAVAKAVEEGSTSIICASTGNTSASAAAYAARAGLKAIIVIPKGKVALGKLAQAIMYGAEIVEIDGNFDDALKMVRKLSETSPVTLVNSVNPYRLEGQKTAAFEICDELGAAPDILAIPVGNAGNISAYWKGFKEYNESKQTGLPKMFGFEAEGAAAIVNNKVIDNPETIATAIRIGNPASWDLAVGARDESRGAIHSVSDEEISKAFKLLPQVEGVFAEPGSCASIAGVIQQCKLGAIQKGSKVVAVLTGNGLKDPQTAIDQLEVETVSLPNDEATVTDYINKLVKA
- a CDS encoding homoserine dehydrogenase; translation: MGSNVSVGLLGLGVVGSGVIKLIENHQKELAHQLGCGVNVKSVLVRDTEKARDVQIDRTFLTTNPEDILNDPEIDIIVEVMGGIKESYQHILKAFSAKKHVVTANKDLVALQGPELQEAATKNQCDFYYEASVAGGIPILRGIAEGLSSDRIQQVMGIVNGTTNYILTKMNNEGVSYEDALKQAQDLGFAEADPTADVEGLDAARKMAILGRLAFSTDIALEEVEVTGIKDLDLEDLKYGDKLGYTMKLIGFANCKDQKVEVNVQPTFLAKSHPLADVKNEYNAVYVYGEAVGETMFYGPGAGSLPTATAVVSDIVAVIKNIRLGVNGRQSVAPRFKKQLKAPEQRFGQYYLRLQVKDEVGTFSKISSLFNELNISFKRILQTPVQKHQQAEIILVTHQTSLSNFTMALERLKHLDAVIEVKSYYKVEGDAENEMAGPDQSL